In the genome of Dunckerocampus dactyliophorus isolate RoL2022-P2 chromosome 6, RoL_Ddac_1.1, whole genome shotgun sequence, one region contains:
- the rfx1b gene encoding MHC class II regulatory factor RFX1 isoform X4, which translates to MATSGYSEDLQPQQTNAVTIATPAATTPSSAKTAAHFLAGLPLTSGSIASANQSAMGSKTGQDALSSQVPPTQAQSQKATVLTAPTQHYINPEIQHTVAQKSNGQSTSPQYIIVTVTEGSAHSNDSLSDSSSPVPGVPTQVVQPVQTTSQRSVLQAVSQAGKRIQSTPINNLQTTHINQEVEQVYSGQVQYVDGGSADTAFNTSALRSATYSFSDSPLYSQTPPTSSSNFYEATSSSESDISGSVTSQTVSVGAAGATSGGTSAGGGGYVIQGAYVLGGGAGTGAGQSYSSPNSRAPPATVQWLCDNYEGAEGVSLPRCTLYYHYLLHCQEQKLEPVNAASFGKLIRSVFMGLRTRRLGTRGNSKYHYYGLRIKSGSPLLRLMDEQQHMAMRQQPFSQKNRIKPVQKTQGITNGTSGGVAQQQAAVVCDISAQVQQYQQFLEASRPLPEFVDMHLQERSLPDGILPEHLKAFQALYREHCEAILDVMVNLQFTLVETLWKSFWRFSQGGDPESLNLHNESEKRLPKSCLVLLCKFEPVLHWTRECDNLLYQTLVEILIPDVLRPIPSALTQAIRNFAKSLESWLSGAMMNIPEEMVRIKVVCVSSFSQTLRRYTSLNHLAQAARAVLQNSAQINQMLSDLNRVDFTNVQEQASWVCQCEDRIVQRLEQDFKMTLQQQNSLEQWASWLDGVVSQVLKPYEANPVALPKAAKVFLLNWSFYSSMVIRDLTLRSAASFGSFHLIRLLYDEYMYYLIEHRVAQAKGETPIAVMGEFASTIKSRSTPDLEKDEEDDDDDEESEEESGDLVLQSNSLSILEEKELLEPPAKQPRTTLNLHSLTETHNTPP; encoded by the exons atggcaacttcTGGATACTCAGAAGACCTCCAGCCTCAGCAGACCAACGCAGTAACCATAGCAACACCGGCTGCCACCACACCCTCATCTGCCAAGACAGCAGCACACTTCCTGGCCGGACTACCACTAACCTCTGGTAGCATTGCATCAGCCAACCAATCCGCCATGGGCTCCAAAACTGGACAGGATGCACTTTCTTCTCAAGTCCCACCCACCCAGGCCCAGAGCCAGAAGGCAACAGTTCTGACTGCTCCCACACAGCACTACATAAACCCCGAGATACAGCACACAGTGGCCCAAAAGAgtaatggtcagagcacttcgCCCCAGTACATCATTGTGACAGTTACAG AGGGTTCTGCTCACTCCAATGACAGTCTGTCAGACTCCAGCTCTCCAGTCCCAGGTGTGCCTACACAGGTGGTCCAGCCAGTACAGACAACCTCACAA AGGTCAGTGTTGCAGGCGGTCTCACAGGCTGGCAAGAGGATCCAGTCAACACCCATCAACAACCTACAGACCACGCATATCAACCAGGAG GTGGAGCAGGTGTACTCGGGCCAGGTGCAGTATGTGGACGGGGGAAGTGCTGACACAGCTTTCAACACATCCGCTCT TCGGTCGGCTACCTACTCCTTTTCCGACTCGCCCCTCTACTCTCAGACCCCTCCCACATCCTCCTCTAACTTCTACGAGGCCACGTCCAGCTCGGAGTCTGACATCAGCGGATCTGTGACCTCGCAGACGGTCTCTGTTGGAGCAGCAGGTGCTACGAGTGGGGGCACCTCTGCGGGAGGAGGAGGCTATGTCATTCAGGGGGCTTATGTGTTAGGAGGAGGGGCAGGAACAGGAGCGGGACAGAGTTACTCCAGTCCAAATTCACGTGCCCCACCAGCCACC GTGCAGTGGCTGTGTGACAACTACGAGGGGGCGGAGGGTGTGAGTCTACCTCGCTGCACCCTCTACTACCACTATCTGCTGCACTGCCAGGAGCAGAAGCTAGAGCCAGTCAATGCTGCCTCTTTTGGCAAACTCATCAGGTCTGTCTTCATGGGCCTCCGCACTAGAAGGCTCGGGACCCG CGGGAACTCAAAGTACCACTACTACGGTCTCAGGATCAAATCGGGTTCTCCTCTGCTGAGACTGATGGATGAACAGCAGCACATGGCAATGCGACAGCAGCCTTTCTCACAGAAAAACAG GATAAAGCCAGTTCAGAAAACACAGGGCATCACCAATGGGACATCTGGGGGGGTGGCCCAGCAGCAGGCAGCAGTGGTTTGCGATATTTCTGCCCAGGTACAACAGTACCAACAGTTCCTGG AAGCATCACGGCCGCTGCCTGAGTTTGTTGACATGCATCTGCAAGAGCGCAGCTTGCCTGATGGGATCCTCCCCGAACACCTCAAGGCCTTTCAGGCACTCTACAGAGAACACTGCGAG GCCATTCTGGATGTGATGGTTAACCTTCAGTTCACGCTGGTGGAGACACTATGGAAGTCTTTCTGGAGGTTCAGCCAAGGTGGCGACCCAGAATCTCTCAACTT GCACAATGAGTCAGAGAAACGTCTGCCCAAGTCATGCTTGGTGCTGCTGTGTAAGTTTGAGCCTGTGCTGCACTGGACTAGAGAGTGTGACAACCTGCTCTATCAGACACTAGTGGAGATCCTCATCCCTGATGTGCTCCGACCCATCCCTA gtgccTTAACTCAGGCTATCCGTAATTTTGCTAAGAGTCTGGAGAGCTGGCTGTCAGGCGCCATGATGAACATCCCAGAAGAGATGGTCCGCATCAAG GTGGTGTGTGTGAGTTCCTTTTCCCAAACACTGCGTCGCTACACCAGCCTCAACCACCTGGCCCAGGCAGCCCGTGCTGTCCTCCAGAACTCCGCCCAGATCAACCAGATGCTCTCTGACCTCAACCGCGTTGACTTCACCAACGTTCAG GAGCAAGCATCTTGGGTGTGTCAGTGTGAGGATCGCATTGTCCAGCGACTGGAACAAGACTTTAAAATGACGCTGCAGCAGCAGAATTCCTTGGAGCAGTGGGCCTCCTGGCTGGATGGTGTTGTCTCTCAGGTCCTCAAACCTTATGAGGCCAACCCGGTCGCTCTCCCGAAGGCTGCTAAAGTCTTTCTGCTCAACTGGTCCTTTTACAG CTCCATGGTAATACGAGACCTGACCTTGCGCAGTGCTGCCAGCTTCGGATCCTTCCACCTGATCCGCTTGCTGTATGACGAGTACATGTACTACCTGATCGAGCACAGAGTGGCTCAGGCTAAAGGAGAGACTCCGATTGCAGTCATGGGAGAA TTTGCCAGCACCATCAAGAGCCGATCCACTCCTGACCTGGAGAAAG ACGAGgaagacgacgacgacgatgagGAGAGCGAGGAGGAGAGTGGAGATCTGGTGCTGCAGTCCAACTCTTTGAGCATTCTGGAGGAGAAGGAGCTCCTGGAGCCTCCTGCCAAGCAGCCCAGGACAACTTTAAATCTGCATAGTCTGACAGAGACGCACAACACGCCGCCTTAA
- the rfx1b gene encoding MHC class II regulatory factor RFX1 isoform X3: MATSGYSEDLQPQQTNAVTIATPAATTPSSAKTAAHFLAGLPLTSGSIASANQSAMGSKTGQDALSSQVPPTQAQSQKATVLTAPTQHYINPEIQHTVAQKSNGQSTSPQYIIVTVTEGSAHSNDSLSDSSSPVPGVPTQVVQPVQTTSQRSVLQAVSQAGKRIQSTPINNLQTTHINQEKVEQVYSGQVQYVDGGSADTAFNTSALRSATYSFSDSPLYSQTPPTSSSNFYEATSSSESDISGSVTSQTVSVGAAGATSGGTSAGGGGYVIQGAYVLGGGAGTGAGQSYSSPNSRAPPATVQWLCDNYEGAEGVSLPRCTLYYHYLLHCQEQKLEPVNAASFGKLIRSVFMGLRTRRLGTRGNSKYHYYGLRIKSGSPLLRLMDEQQHMAMRQQPFSQKNRIKPVQKTQGITNGTSGGVAQQQAAVVCDISAQVQQYQQFLEASRPLPEFVDMHLQERSLPDGILPEHLKAFQALYREHCEAILDVMVNLQFTLVETLWKSFWRFSQGGDPESLNLHNESEKRLPKSCLVLLCKFEPVLHWTRECDNLLYQTLVEILIPDVLRPIPSALTQAIRNFAKSLESWLSGAMMNIPEEMVRIKVVCVSSFSQTLRRYTSLNHLAQAARAVLQNSAQINQMLSDLNRVDFTNVQEQASWVCQCEDRIVQRLEQDFKMTLQQQNSLEQWASWLDGVVSQVLKPYEANPVALPKAAKVFLLNWSFYSSMVIRDLTLRSAASFGSFHLIRLLYDEYMYYLIEHRVAQAKGETPIAVMGEFASTIKSRSTPDLEKDEEDDDDDEESEEESGDLVLQSNSLSILEEKELLEPPAKQPRTTLNLHSLTETHNTPP; this comes from the exons atggcaacttcTGGATACTCAGAAGACCTCCAGCCTCAGCAGACCAACGCAGTAACCATAGCAACACCGGCTGCCACCACACCCTCATCTGCCAAGACAGCAGCACACTTCCTGGCCGGACTACCACTAACCTCTGGTAGCATTGCATCAGCCAACCAATCCGCCATGGGCTCCAAAACTGGACAGGATGCACTTTCTTCTCAAGTCCCACCCACCCAGGCCCAGAGCCAGAAGGCAACAGTTCTGACTGCTCCCACACAGCACTACATAAACCCCGAGATACAGCACACAGTGGCCCAAAAGAgtaatggtcagagcacttcgCCCCAGTACATCATTGTGACAGTTACAG AGGGTTCTGCTCACTCCAATGACAGTCTGTCAGACTCCAGCTCTCCAGTCCCAGGTGTGCCTACACAGGTGGTCCAGCCAGTACAGACAACCTCACAA AGGTCAGTGTTGCAGGCGGTCTCACAGGCTGGCAAGAGGATCCAGTCAACACCCATCAACAACCTACAGACCACGCATATCAACCAGGAG AAGGTGGAGCAGGTGTACTCGGGCCAGGTGCAGTATGTGGACGGGGGAAGTGCTGACACAGCTTTCAACACATCCGCTCT TCGGTCGGCTACCTACTCCTTTTCCGACTCGCCCCTCTACTCTCAGACCCCTCCCACATCCTCCTCTAACTTCTACGAGGCCACGTCCAGCTCGGAGTCTGACATCAGCGGATCTGTGACCTCGCAGACGGTCTCTGTTGGAGCAGCAGGTGCTACGAGTGGGGGCACCTCTGCGGGAGGAGGAGGCTATGTCATTCAGGGGGCTTATGTGTTAGGAGGAGGGGCAGGAACAGGAGCGGGACAGAGTTACTCCAGTCCAAATTCACGTGCCCCACCAGCCACC GTGCAGTGGCTGTGTGACAACTACGAGGGGGCGGAGGGTGTGAGTCTACCTCGCTGCACCCTCTACTACCACTATCTGCTGCACTGCCAGGAGCAGAAGCTAGAGCCAGTCAATGCTGCCTCTTTTGGCAAACTCATCAGGTCTGTCTTCATGGGCCTCCGCACTAGAAGGCTCGGGACCCG CGGGAACTCAAAGTACCACTACTACGGTCTCAGGATCAAATCGGGTTCTCCTCTGCTGAGACTGATGGATGAACAGCAGCACATGGCAATGCGACAGCAGCCTTTCTCACAGAAAAACAG GATAAAGCCAGTTCAGAAAACACAGGGCATCACCAATGGGACATCTGGGGGGGTGGCCCAGCAGCAGGCAGCAGTGGTTTGCGATATTTCTGCCCAGGTACAACAGTACCAACAGTTCCTGG AAGCATCACGGCCGCTGCCTGAGTTTGTTGACATGCATCTGCAAGAGCGCAGCTTGCCTGATGGGATCCTCCCCGAACACCTCAAGGCCTTTCAGGCACTCTACAGAGAACACTGCGAG GCCATTCTGGATGTGATGGTTAACCTTCAGTTCACGCTGGTGGAGACACTATGGAAGTCTTTCTGGAGGTTCAGCCAAGGTGGCGACCCAGAATCTCTCAACTT GCACAATGAGTCAGAGAAACGTCTGCCCAAGTCATGCTTGGTGCTGCTGTGTAAGTTTGAGCCTGTGCTGCACTGGACTAGAGAGTGTGACAACCTGCTCTATCAGACACTAGTGGAGATCCTCATCCCTGATGTGCTCCGACCCATCCCTA gtgccTTAACTCAGGCTATCCGTAATTTTGCTAAGAGTCTGGAGAGCTGGCTGTCAGGCGCCATGATGAACATCCCAGAAGAGATGGTCCGCATCAAG GTGGTGTGTGTGAGTTCCTTTTCCCAAACACTGCGTCGCTACACCAGCCTCAACCACCTGGCCCAGGCAGCCCGTGCTGTCCTCCAGAACTCCGCCCAGATCAACCAGATGCTCTCTGACCTCAACCGCGTTGACTTCACCAACGTTCAG GAGCAAGCATCTTGGGTGTGTCAGTGTGAGGATCGCATTGTCCAGCGACTGGAACAAGACTTTAAAATGACGCTGCAGCAGCAGAATTCCTTGGAGCAGTGGGCCTCCTGGCTGGATGGTGTTGTCTCTCAGGTCCTCAAACCTTATGAGGCCAACCCGGTCGCTCTCCCGAAGGCTGCTAAAGTCTTTCTGCTCAACTGGTCCTTTTACAG CTCCATGGTAATACGAGACCTGACCTTGCGCAGTGCTGCCAGCTTCGGATCCTTCCACCTGATCCGCTTGCTGTATGACGAGTACATGTACTACCTGATCGAGCACAGAGTGGCTCAGGCTAAAGGAGAGACTCCGATTGCAGTCATGGGAGAA TTTGCCAGCACCATCAAGAGCCGATCCACTCCTGACCTGGAGAAAG ACGAGgaagacgacgacgacgatgagGAGAGCGAGGAGGAGAGTGGAGATCTGGTGCTGCAGTCCAACTCTTTGAGCATTCTGGAGGAGAAGGAGCTCCTGGAGCCTCCTGCCAAGCAGCCCAGGACAACTTTAAATCTGCATAGTCTGACAGAGACGCACAACACGCCGCCTTAA
- the rln3b gene encoding relaxin-3b, whose translation MWKAAVFTLGLLVVLVDRVRPNEGHPSLYGMKLCGREFIRAVIFTCGGSRWKRSIGDSDEAFDQWNANPFSQLAGEQDPAKSNVWKDQTIDVASVAAGFSRLARSPISEEVLEALRSADRKERDVLVGLSNACCKWGCSKSEISSLC comes from the exons ATGTGGAAGGCAGCCGTCTTTACTCTTGGTCTCTTAGTGGTGCTGGTGGACAGGGTGCGGCCCAATGAAGGACATCCATCTTTATATGGGATGAAGCTGTGTGGAAGAGAGTTCATACGTGCTGTCATCTTTACCTGTGGGGGGTCTCGCTGGAAGAGAAGCATTGGAGATTCAG ATGAGGCGTTTGACCAATGGAATGCAAATCCTTTCTCTCAACTGGCCGGTGAGCAGGATCCTGCAAAATCCAACGTATGGAAAGATCAGACTATAGATGTGGCATCTGTGGCTGCGGGATTTAGCCGCTTGGCTCGCTCGCCAATCTCGGAGGAGGTCCTGGAGGCTCTAAGAAGTGCAGATAGAAAAGAACGGGATGTGCTGGTGGGCCTGTCCAATGCTTGCTGCAAATGGGGCTGCAGTAAAAGTGAAATCAGCTCCCTGTGCTAA
- the rfx1b gene encoding MHC class II regulatory factor RFX1 isoform X2, which produces MATSGYSEDLQPQQTNAVTIATPAATTPSSAKTAAHFLAGLPLTSGSIASANQSAMGSKTGQDALSSQVPPTQAQSQKATVLTAPTQHYINPEIQHTVAQKSNGQSTSPQYIIVTVTEGSAHSNDSLSDSSSPVPGVPTQVVQPVQTTSQQRSVLQAVSQAGKRIQSTPINNLQTTHINQEVEQVYSGQVQYVDGGSADTAFNTSALRSATYSFSDSPLYSQTPPTSSSNFYEATSSSESDISGSVTSQTVSVGAAGATSGGTSAGGGGYVIQGAYVLGGGAGTGAGQSYSSPNSRAPPATVQWLCDNYEGAEGVSLPRCTLYYHYLLHCQEQKLEPVNAASFGKLIRSVFMGLRTRRLGTRGNSKYHYYGLRIKSGSPLLRLMDEQQHMAMRQQPFSQKNRIKPVQKTQGITNGTSGGVAQQQAAVVCDISAQVQQYQQFLEASRPLPEFVDMHLQERSLPDGILPEHLKAFQALYREHCEAILDVMVNLQFTLVETLWKSFWRFSQGGDPESLNLHNESEKRLPKSCLVLLCKFEPVLHWTRECDNLLYQTLVEILIPDVLRPIPSALTQAIRNFAKSLESWLSGAMMNIPEEMVRIKVVCVSSFSQTLRRYTSLNHLAQAARAVLQNSAQINQMLSDLNRVDFTNVQEQASWVCQCEDRIVQRLEQDFKMTLQQQNSLEQWASWLDGVVSQVLKPYEANPVALPKAAKVFLLNWSFYSSMVIRDLTLRSAASFGSFHLIRLLYDEYMYYLIEHRVAQAKGETPIAVMGEFASTIKSRSTPDLEKDEEDDDDDEESEEESGDLVLQSNSLSILEEKELLEPPAKQPRTTLNLHSLTETHNTPP; this is translated from the exons atggcaacttcTGGATACTCAGAAGACCTCCAGCCTCAGCAGACCAACGCAGTAACCATAGCAACACCGGCTGCCACCACACCCTCATCTGCCAAGACAGCAGCACACTTCCTGGCCGGACTACCACTAACCTCTGGTAGCATTGCATCAGCCAACCAATCCGCCATGGGCTCCAAAACTGGACAGGATGCACTTTCTTCTCAAGTCCCACCCACCCAGGCCCAGAGCCAGAAGGCAACAGTTCTGACTGCTCCCACACAGCACTACATAAACCCCGAGATACAGCACACAGTGGCCCAAAAGAgtaatggtcagagcacttcgCCCCAGTACATCATTGTGACAGTTACAG AGGGTTCTGCTCACTCCAATGACAGTCTGTCAGACTCCAGCTCTCCAGTCCCAGGTGTGCCTACACAGGTGGTCCAGCCAGTACAGACAACCTCACAA CAGAGGTCAGTGTTGCAGGCGGTCTCACAGGCTGGCAAGAGGATCCAGTCAACACCCATCAACAACCTACAGACCACGCATATCAACCAGGAG GTGGAGCAGGTGTACTCGGGCCAGGTGCAGTATGTGGACGGGGGAAGTGCTGACACAGCTTTCAACACATCCGCTCT TCGGTCGGCTACCTACTCCTTTTCCGACTCGCCCCTCTACTCTCAGACCCCTCCCACATCCTCCTCTAACTTCTACGAGGCCACGTCCAGCTCGGAGTCTGACATCAGCGGATCTGTGACCTCGCAGACGGTCTCTGTTGGAGCAGCAGGTGCTACGAGTGGGGGCACCTCTGCGGGAGGAGGAGGCTATGTCATTCAGGGGGCTTATGTGTTAGGAGGAGGGGCAGGAACAGGAGCGGGACAGAGTTACTCCAGTCCAAATTCACGTGCCCCACCAGCCACC GTGCAGTGGCTGTGTGACAACTACGAGGGGGCGGAGGGTGTGAGTCTACCTCGCTGCACCCTCTACTACCACTATCTGCTGCACTGCCAGGAGCAGAAGCTAGAGCCAGTCAATGCTGCCTCTTTTGGCAAACTCATCAGGTCTGTCTTCATGGGCCTCCGCACTAGAAGGCTCGGGACCCG CGGGAACTCAAAGTACCACTACTACGGTCTCAGGATCAAATCGGGTTCTCCTCTGCTGAGACTGATGGATGAACAGCAGCACATGGCAATGCGACAGCAGCCTTTCTCACAGAAAAACAG GATAAAGCCAGTTCAGAAAACACAGGGCATCACCAATGGGACATCTGGGGGGGTGGCCCAGCAGCAGGCAGCAGTGGTTTGCGATATTTCTGCCCAGGTACAACAGTACCAACAGTTCCTGG AAGCATCACGGCCGCTGCCTGAGTTTGTTGACATGCATCTGCAAGAGCGCAGCTTGCCTGATGGGATCCTCCCCGAACACCTCAAGGCCTTTCAGGCACTCTACAGAGAACACTGCGAG GCCATTCTGGATGTGATGGTTAACCTTCAGTTCACGCTGGTGGAGACACTATGGAAGTCTTTCTGGAGGTTCAGCCAAGGTGGCGACCCAGAATCTCTCAACTT GCACAATGAGTCAGAGAAACGTCTGCCCAAGTCATGCTTGGTGCTGCTGTGTAAGTTTGAGCCTGTGCTGCACTGGACTAGAGAGTGTGACAACCTGCTCTATCAGACACTAGTGGAGATCCTCATCCCTGATGTGCTCCGACCCATCCCTA gtgccTTAACTCAGGCTATCCGTAATTTTGCTAAGAGTCTGGAGAGCTGGCTGTCAGGCGCCATGATGAACATCCCAGAAGAGATGGTCCGCATCAAG GTGGTGTGTGTGAGTTCCTTTTCCCAAACACTGCGTCGCTACACCAGCCTCAACCACCTGGCCCAGGCAGCCCGTGCTGTCCTCCAGAACTCCGCCCAGATCAACCAGATGCTCTCTGACCTCAACCGCGTTGACTTCACCAACGTTCAG GAGCAAGCATCTTGGGTGTGTCAGTGTGAGGATCGCATTGTCCAGCGACTGGAACAAGACTTTAAAATGACGCTGCAGCAGCAGAATTCCTTGGAGCAGTGGGCCTCCTGGCTGGATGGTGTTGTCTCTCAGGTCCTCAAACCTTATGAGGCCAACCCGGTCGCTCTCCCGAAGGCTGCTAAAGTCTTTCTGCTCAACTGGTCCTTTTACAG CTCCATGGTAATACGAGACCTGACCTTGCGCAGTGCTGCCAGCTTCGGATCCTTCCACCTGATCCGCTTGCTGTATGACGAGTACATGTACTACCTGATCGAGCACAGAGTGGCTCAGGCTAAAGGAGAGACTCCGATTGCAGTCATGGGAGAA TTTGCCAGCACCATCAAGAGCCGATCCACTCCTGACCTGGAGAAAG ACGAGgaagacgacgacgacgatgagGAGAGCGAGGAGGAGAGTGGAGATCTGGTGCTGCAGTCCAACTCTTTGAGCATTCTGGAGGAGAAGGAGCTCCTGGAGCCTCCTGCCAAGCAGCCCAGGACAACTTTAAATCTGCATAGTCTGACAGAGACGCACAACACGCCGCCTTAA
- the rfx1b gene encoding MHC class II regulatory factor RFX1 isoform X1, producing the protein MATSGYSEDLQPQQTNAVTIATPAATTPSSAKTAAHFLAGLPLTSGSIASANQSAMGSKTGQDALSSQVPPTQAQSQKATVLTAPTQHYINPEIQHTVAQKSNGQSTSPQYIIVTVTEGSAHSNDSLSDSSSPVPGVPTQVVQPVQTTSQQRSVLQAVSQAGKRIQSTPINNLQTTHINQEKVEQVYSGQVQYVDGGSADTAFNTSALRSATYSFSDSPLYSQTPPTSSSNFYEATSSSESDISGSVTSQTVSVGAAGATSGGTSAGGGGYVIQGAYVLGGGAGTGAGQSYSSPNSRAPPATVQWLCDNYEGAEGVSLPRCTLYYHYLLHCQEQKLEPVNAASFGKLIRSVFMGLRTRRLGTRGNSKYHYYGLRIKSGSPLLRLMDEQQHMAMRQQPFSQKNRIKPVQKTQGITNGTSGGVAQQQAAVVCDISAQVQQYQQFLEASRPLPEFVDMHLQERSLPDGILPEHLKAFQALYREHCEAILDVMVNLQFTLVETLWKSFWRFSQGGDPESLNLHNESEKRLPKSCLVLLCKFEPVLHWTRECDNLLYQTLVEILIPDVLRPIPSALTQAIRNFAKSLESWLSGAMMNIPEEMVRIKVVCVSSFSQTLRRYTSLNHLAQAARAVLQNSAQINQMLSDLNRVDFTNVQEQASWVCQCEDRIVQRLEQDFKMTLQQQNSLEQWASWLDGVVSQVLKPYEANPVALPKAAKVFLLNWSFYSSMVIRDLTLRSAASFGSFHLIRLLYDEYMYYLIEHRVAQAKGETPIAVMGEFASTIKSRSTPDLEKDEEDDDDDEESEEESGDLVLQSNSLSILEEKELLEPPAKQPRTTLNLHSLTETHNTPP; encoded by the exons atggcaacttcTGGATACTCAGAAGACCTCCAGCCTCAGCAGACCAACGCAGTAACCATAGCAACACCGGCTGCCACCACACCCTCATCTGCCAAGACAGCAGCACACTTCCTGGCCGGACTACCACTAACCTCTGGTAGCATTGCATCAGCCAACCAATCCGCCATGGGCTCCAAAACTGGACAGGATGCACTTTCTTCTCAAGTCCCACCCACCCAGGCCCAGAGCCAGAAGGCAACAGTTCTGACTGCTCCCACACAGCACTACATAAACCCCGAGATACAGCACACAGTGGCCCAAAAGAgtaatggtcagagcacttcgCCCCAGTACATCATTGTGACAGTTACAG AGGGTTCTGCTCACTCCAATGACAGTCTGTCAGACTCCAGCTCTCCAGTCCCAGGTGTGCCTACACAGGTGGTCCAGCCAGTACAGACAACCTCACAA CAGAGGTCAGTGTTGCAGGCGGTCTCACAGGCTGGCAAGAGGATCCAGTCAACACCCATCAACAACCTACAGACCACGCATATCAACCAGGAG AAGGTGGAGCAGGTGTACTCGGGCCAGGTGCAGTATGTGGACGGGGGAAGTGCTGACACAGCTTTCAACACATCCGCTCT TCGGTCGGCTACCTACTCCTTTTCCGACTCGCCCCTCTACTCTCAGACCCCTCCCACATCCTCCTCTAACTTCTACGAGGCCACGTCCAGCTCGGAGTCTGACATCAGCGGATCTGTGACCTCGCAGACGGTCTCTGTTGGAGCAGCAGGTGCTACGAGTGGGGGCACCTCTGCGGGAGGAGGAGGCTATGTCATTCAGGGGGCTTATGTGTTAGGAGGAGGGGCAGGAACAGGAGCGGGACAGAGTTACTCCAGTCCAAATTCACGTGCCCCACCAGCCACC GTGCAGTGGCTGTGTGACAACTACGAGGGGGCGGAGGGTGTGAGTCTACCTCGCTGCACCCTCTACTACCACTATCTGCTGCACTGCCAGGAGCAGAAGCTAGAGCCAGTCAATGCTGCCTCTTTTGGCAAACTCATCAGGTCTGTCTTCATGGGCCTCCGCACTAGAAGGCTCGGGACCCG CGGGAACTCAAAGTACCACTACTACGGTCTCAGGATCAAATCGGGTTCTCCTCTGCTGAGACTGATGGATGAACAGCAGCACATGGCAATGCGACAGCAGCCTTTCTCACAGAAAAACAG GATAAAGCCAGTTCAGAAAACACAGGGCATCACCAATGGGACATCTGGGGGGGTGGCCCAGCAGCAGGCAGCAGTGGTTTGCGATATTTCTGCCCAGGTACAACAGTACCAACAGTTCCTGG AAGCATCACGGCCGCTGCCTGAGTTTGTTGACATGCATCTGCAAGAGCGCAGCTTGCCTGATGGGATCCTCCCCGAACACCTCAAGGCCTTTCAGGCACTCTACAGAGAACACTGCGAG GCCATTCTGGATGTGATGGTTAACCTTCAGTTCACGCTGGTGGAGACACTATGGAAGTCTTTCTGGAGGTTCAGCCAAGGTGGCGACCCAGAATCTCTCAACTT GCACAATGAGTCAGAGAAACGTCTGCCCAAGTCATGCTTGGTGCTGCTGTGTAAGTTTGAGCCTGTGCTGCACTGGACTAGAGAGTGTGACAACCTGCTCTATCAGACACTAGTGGAGATCCTCATCCCTGATGTGCTCCGACCCATCCCTA gtgccTTAACTCAGGCTATCCGTAATTTTGCTAAGAGTCTGGAGAGCTGGCTGTCAGGCGCCATGATGAACATCCCAGAAGAGATGGTCCGCATCAAG GTGGTGTGTGTGAGTTCCTTTTCCCAAACACTGCGTCGCTACACCAGCCTCAACCACCTGGCCCAGGCAGCCCGTGCTGTCCTCCAGAACTCCGCCCAGATCAACCAGATGCTCTCTGACCTCAACCGCGTTGACTTCACCAACGTTCAG GAGCAAGCATCTTGGGTGTGTCAGTGTGAGGATCGCATTGTCCAGCGACTGGAACAAGACTTTAAAATGACGCTGCAGCAGCAGAATTCCTTGGAGCAGTGGGCCTCCTGGCTGGATGGTGTTGTCTCTCAGGTCCTCAAACCTTATGAGGCCAACCCGGTCGCTCTCCCGAAGGCTGCTAAAGTCTTTCTGCTCAACTGGTCCTTTTACAG CTCCATGGTAATACGAGACCTGACCTTGCGCAGTGCTGCCAGCTTCGGATCCTTCCACCTGATCCGCTTGCTGTATGACGAGTACATGTACTACCTGATCGAGCACAGAGTGGCTCAGGCTAAAGGAGAGACTCCGATTGCAGTCATGGGAGAA TTTGCCAGCACCATCAAGAGCCGATCCACTCCTGACCTGGAGAAAG ACGAGgaagacgacgacgacgatgagGAGAGCGAGGAGGAGAGTGGAGATCTGGTGCTGCAGTCCAACTCTTTGAGCATTCTGGAGGAGAAGGAGCTCCTGGAGCCTCCTGCCAAGCAGCCCAGGACAACTTTAAATCTGCATAGTCTGACAGAGACGCACAACACGCCGCCTTAA